From the Cetobacterium somerae ATCC BAA-474 genome, one window contains:
- a CDS encoding molybdenum cofactor guanylyltransferase, translating into MKYKKSVILLAGGKGSRLNYIDKSFLEFKGKPFFEIIIEKLGNFSEVIIISNSPEKYLKYNVKVIKDDVKDIGPIGGIFTGLKNALNDECLVLSCDTPFIKKEFIEYLGKIKGDYDISVPIHNFYKEPLCALYKKNSLKEISDSIKKREFKIAKIFQKLNVNWININKLKNSEEISKGFFNINT; encoded by the coding sequence ATGAAATATAAAAAAAGTGTAATTTTATTAGCTGGAGGAAAGGGAAGTAGATTAAATTATATTGATAAAAGTTTTTTAGAATTTAAAGGAAAACCATTTTTTGAAATTATAATAGAAAAACTTGGAAATTTTTCAGAGGTTATAATAATATCCAATTCTCCAGAAAAATATTTAAAGTATAATGTTAAAGTAATAAAAGATGATGTGAAAGATATTGGTCCAATAGGTGGAATTTTTACAGGATTAAAGAATGCTTTAAATGACGAGTGTTTAGTATTGTCTTGTGATACTCCATTTATAAAAAAAGAGTTTATTGAGTATTTAGGGAAAATAAAAGGAGATTACGATATTTCAGTACCTATTCATAATTTTTATAAAGAGCCTCTTTGTGCATTATATAAAAAGAATAGTTTAAAAGAAATAAGTGACTCTATTAAAAAAAGAGAATTTAAAATAGCTAAAATTTTTCAGAAATTAAATGTAAATTGGATAAATATTAATAAATTAAAAAACTCAGAAGAGATATCTAAAGGTTTTTTTAATATTAATACT